In a genomic window of Numenius arquata chromosome 5, bNumArq3.hap1.1, whole genome shotgun sequence:
- the POU3F4 gene encoding POU domain, class 3, transcription factor 4, with protein MATAASNPYSLLGSGSLAHADGAGMQQGSPFRNPQKLLQSEYLQGVPGNGHPLGHHWVTSLSDGGPWPSALAGGPLEQPDVKPGREDLQLGAIIHHRSPHVSHHSPHANHPSAWGASPAHSASLAGPPAAAAGQPLNVYSQAGFAVGGMLEHGGLTPPPAAAAAQGLHPGLRGEGGGEHGELGGHHCQDHSDEETPTSDELEQFAKQFKQRRIKLGFTQADVGLALGTLYGNVFSQTTICRFEALQLSFKNMCKLKPLLNKWLEEADSSTGSPTSIDKIAAQGRKRKKRTSIEVSVKGVLETHFLKCPKPAAQEISSLADSLQLEKEVVRVWFCNRRQKEKRMTPPGEQPQHEVYSHGVKTDTACHDL; from the coding sequence ATGGCCACAGCCGCCTCCAACCCCTACAGCCTGCTCGGCTCCGGCTCGCTCGCCCATGCGGACGGCGCGGGCATGCAGCAGGGGAGCCCCTTCCGCAACCCgcagaagctgctgcagagcgagtACCTGCAGGGCGTCCCCGGCAATGGGCACCCGCTGGGCCACCACTGGGTGACCAGCCTGAGCGACGGCGGGCCCTGGCCCTCGGCGCTGGCCGGTGGCCCGCTGGAGCAGCCCGACGTCAAGCCGGGCCGGGAGGACCTGCAGCTGGGCGCCATCATCCACCACCGCTCGCCCCACGTCTCCCACCACTCGCCCCACGCCAACCACCCCAGCGCCTGGGGGGCCAGCCCGGCCCACAGCGCCTCGCTGgccggcccccccgccgccgccgccgggcagccCCTCAACGTCTACTCGCAGGCGGGTTTCGCGGTGGGCGGCATGCTGGAGCACGGCGGGCTcaccccgccgcccgccgccgccgccgcgcagggcTTGCacccggggctgcggggcgagGGCGGCGGGGAGCACGGCGAGCTGGGCGGGCACCACTGCCAGGACCACTCGGATGAGGAGACGCCGACCTCGGACGAGCTGGAGCAGTTCGCCAAGCAGTTCAAGCAGCGGCGCATCAAGCTGGGCTTCACCCAGGCCGACGTGGGCTTGGCCCTGGGGACCCTCTACGGCAACGTCTTCTCGCAGACCACCATCTGCCGCTTCGAGGCCCTGCAGCTCAGCTTCAAGAACATGTGCAAGCTGAAGCCGCTGCTGAACAAGTGGCTGGAGGAGGCCGACTCCTCCACCGGCAGCCCCACCAGCATCGACAAGATCGCGGcgcaggggaggaagaggaagaagcgGACCTCCATCGAGGTGAGTGTCAAGGGCGTGCTGGAAACGCACTTTCTCAAGTGTCCCAAGCCGGCCGCCCAGGAGATCTCCTCGCTGGCAGACAgcctgcagctggagaaggaggtggtgCGGGTCTGGTTCTGCAACCGGCGGCAGAAGGAGAAGCGCATGACCCCGCCGGGGGAGCAGCCGCAGCACGAAGTCTACTCCCACGGCGTGAAAACGGACACGGCCTGCCACGACCTCTga